From one Streptomyces chromofuscus genomic stretch:
- a CDS encoding endo-beta-N-acetylglucosaminidase: MNPTRRTVLLAGATAALLPSLPATAAPRPRAAALQPYASYWYPDSLPSGTPGAGITWRSLKAWRAAEDADLAFNAAREPLAARFTPTPANPTARTDQARIQSLVSFGPTSSNPSQGSATADYYAPTHWAYVDELVFWGGSSGEGLILAPNAPIVDAAHRHGVRVLGNIFLPPVAYGGQLRWTRDLVQTDSAGRYPLAAQLVAVAKAYGFDGWFVNAETGGGDAALATAMQGFLRELKSLAAAEGQRVTWYDSMTVSGSVSWQGGLTSQNEAFFRAADDMFVDFRWSASSLASSGQRAERLGRSRYELWAGVDVESNGSNTAVNWDAIVPRDSAHTVSLGFYRPEWTRNHLPAGARTPKDFHAADDRFWTGRSLDPSRPDADDPWRAPAVVVADRSTVTSVPFASVFNTGHGLRWYEDGEVASDAPWNHLGLQDRLPSRQWVVRTPGRRPAVSFDFADAWRGGSSVLVDGDLDAPVIVDLYATWLPIGVNTVVELTHRIDAGAVNIELAVATAEPGTPGATPPYTFLPVNPVNIEPVNAVNGWQALTTRLTGLTGTVRALGVRLTPSGTGPVRWRLGGLAVRDATTETPAAPTGLRITAASGGDLRFAWNAAPGAVRHYTLHRLLPDGTRRFLGGTCQLAHFAAGLTPEQGERTARFEVRSVGELYTSSAPVTVTHPW; the protein is encoded by the coding sequence GTGAACCCCACCCGACGCACCGTCCTGCTCGCCGGCGCCACCGCCGCCCTGCTCCCGTCCCTGCCCGCGACCGCCGCGCCCCGGCCCAGGGCGGCGGCGCTCCAGCCGTACGCCTCCTACTGGTACCCGGACTCCCTCCCCTCCGGCACCCCGGGCGCCGGCATCACCTGGCGCAGCCTGAAGGCCTGGCGCGCCGCCGAGGACGCCGACCTCGCCTTCAACGCGGCGCGCGAGCCGCTCGCCGCCCGGTTCACCCCGACTCCGGCGAACCCGACGGCCCGCACCGACCAGGCCCGCATCCAGTCACTGGTGTCCTTCGGGCCCACGTCCTCGAACCCCTCGCAGGGTTCCGCCACCGCCGACTACTACGCGCCGACCCACTGGGCCTACGTCGACGAGCTGGTCTTCTGGGGCGGTTCCTCCGGCGAGGGCCTGATCCTCGCGCCCAACGCGCCGATCGTCGACGCCGCCCACCGGCACGGCGTGCGCGTCCTCGGCAACATCTTCCTGCCGCCGGTCGCCTACGGCGGGCAGTTGCGGTGGACGCGGGACCTGGTGCAGACGGACTCCGCGGGCCGGTATCCGCTGGCCGCGCAGCTGGTCGCGGTGGCGAAGGCGTACGGCTTCGACGGCTGGTTCGTCAACGCCGAGACCGGCGGCGGGGACGCGGCGCTGGCGACCGCGATGCAGGGCTTCCTGCGCGAGCTGAAGTCGCTCGCCGCGGCCGAGGGGCAGCGGGTCACCTGGTACGACTCCATGACCGTGAGCGGCTCGGTGAGCTGGCAGGGCGGGCTCACCTCGCAGAACGAGGCGTTCTTCCGGGCCGCCGACGACATGTTCGTCGACTTCCGGTGGTCGGCGAGCAGCCTGGCCTCGTCGGGACAGCGCGCCGAGCGGCTCGGCCGCAGCCGCTACGAGCTGTGGGCGGGCGTCGACGTCGAGTCGAACGGCTCGAACACCGCCGTGAACTGGGACGCGATCGTGCCCCGCGACTCCGCGCACACCGTGTCCCTCGGCTTCTACCGGCCGGAGTGGACCCGCAACCACCTGCCCGCGGGCGCGCGCACGCCGAAGGACTTCCACGCGGCCGACGACCGGTTCTGGACCGGTCGGTCGCTGGACCCCTCACGGCCGGACGCCGACGACCCCTGGCGGGCGCCCGCCGTGGTGGTCGCCGACCGGTCGACGGTGACGTCCGTGCCGTTCGCGAGCGTGTTCAACACCGGGCACGGGCTGCGCTGGTACGAGGACGGCGAGGTCGCCTCGGACGCGCCGTGGAACCACCTCGGCCTCCAGGACCGGCTGCCGTCGCGGCAGTGGGTCGTGCGCACGCCGGGTCGTCGGCCGGCCGTCTCCTTCGACTTCGCGGACGCCTGGCGAGGCGGAAGCAGTGTGCTGGTCGACGGTGACCTGGACGCCCCGGTGATCGTCGACCTGTACGCGACATGGCTGCCGATCGGTGTGAACACGGTCGTCGAGCTGACCCATCGGATCGACGCCGGCGCCGTGAATATCGAGCTGGCGGTCGCCACGGCGGAACCGGGTACGCCGGGTGCGACACCGCCGTATACGTTTCTGCCTGTGAACCCCGTCAACATAGAGCCTGTGAACGCGGTCAACGGCTGGCAGGCGCTGACAACCCGGCTCACCGGGCTCACCGGTACCGTCCGCGCGCTCGGCGTCCGGCTCACCCCGTCCGGCACCGGCCCGGTCCGCTGGCGGCTCGGCGGGCTCGCCGTGCGCGACGCCACCACCGAGACCCCGGCCGCCCCGACCGGCCTGCGCATCACCGCGGCCTCCGGCGGCGACCTGCGTTTCGCCTGGAACGCCGCCCCCGGCGCCGTACGCCACTACACCCTGCACCGCCTGCTGCCCGACGGCACCCGGCGCTTCCTCGGCGGCACCTGCCAGCTCGCCCACTTCGCGGCCGGCCTGACGCCCGAACAGGGGGAGCGCACGGCACGGTTCGAAGTGCGCTCGGTAGGGGAGCTCTACACGTCGTCGGCCCCTGTCACCGTGACCCACCCCTGGTAA
- a CDS encoding alpha-mannosidase translates to MHDDRSLVEARLKRVLDERIRPAVYPESVPLDVAVWHAPDEPVPVAEGLAAEPGPIEVGAKWGAPWGTSWFRVTGTVPEAWAGRTVEALLDLGFDENMPGFQCEGLVYRPDGTPVKGLNPRNQWVRVGTPVAGGEEVRLHIEAASNPVILDYHPFVPTRLGDKETAGSEPQYTLTRMDLAVFDETVWQLVLDLEVLGELMAELPADAARRYEIVRAVERALDAIDLQDVNGTAAEARARLTGVLTTPAAPSAHRVSAVGHAHIDSAWLWPLRETVRKVARTTANMTALLDDEPDFVFAMSQAQQWAWVKEHRPEVWARVKKAVADGRFVPAGGMWVESDTNMPGSEAMARQFVHGKRFFLDEFGIENDEAWLPDTFGFAAGLPQIIKAAGSKYLLTQKISWSQTNKFPHHTFTWEGIDGTRIFTHFPPVDTYNCSMKGSEIAHAARNFKDKGVARHSLAPTGWGDGGGGTTREMVAKAARLRDLEGSATVAWETPAAFFAKAEAEYPNPPVWVGELYLELHRATLTSQAKTKQGNRRSEHLLREAELWAATAAVRTGFPYPYEELDRIWKTVLLHQFHDILPGSSIAWVHREARATYERLAGELNGIIDAAQRALAGQGRRELVFNAAPHSRRGVPAGGAGAPAAEGEVSVRRREEGGYVLDNGLLRVEVDGRGLVVSAYDIEADRETVAPGRAANLLQLHPDFPNMWDAWDVDEFYRNTVTDLTGLDEITAGEDGESVRIVRSFGTSHVTQVLSLPPGERRLVLDTEVDWHETEKFLKLAFPLDVHAERYASETQFGHFHRPTHTNTSWEAAKFEACNHRFVHLEEPGWGVAVVNDSTYGHDVTRSVRTDGDGGTTTTVRVSLLRAPRFPDPETDQGVHRFRHALVPGADIGDAVREGWRINLPERRVTGAGEVAPLVTVDQEAVVVTAVKLADDGSGDVVVRFHEAHGGRARATLTAGFEVTSVAVTDLLERPLPQAAAPVVDGGRIAVRLRPFELVTLRLRRG, encoded by the coding sequence ATGCATGACGACCGCAGCCTCGTCGAAGCCCGCCTCAAGCGCGTCCTCGACGAACGCATCCGCCCCGCCGTGTACCCCGAGTCCGTGCCGCTCGACGTGGCGGTGTGGCACGCCCCCGACGAGCCGGTCCCGGTCGCCGAGGGCCTTGCGGCCGAGCCCGGGCCGATCGAGGTCGGCGCCAAGTGGGGTGCTCCCTGGGGCACCAGCTGGTTCCGGGTGACGGGAACCGTGCCCGAGGCCTGGGCGGGCCGCACCGTCGAGGCGCTGCTCGATCTCGGCTTCGACGAGAACATGCCCGGCTTCCAGTGCGAGGGCCTCGTCTACCGCCCCGACGGCACCCCGGTGAAGGGCCTGAACCCGCGCAACCAGTGGGTGCGCGTCGGCACGCCCGTCGCGGGCGGCGAGGAGGTGCGGCTCCACATCGAGGCCGCGTCCAACCCCGTCATCCTCGACTACCACCCCTTCGTGCCCACGCGGCTCGGCGACAAGGAGACCGCGGGCAGCGAGCCCCAGTACACGCTCACCCGCATGGACCTCGCCGTCTTCGACGAGACGGTGTGGCAGCTCGTGCTCGACCTGGAGGTCCTCGGCGAGCTGATGGCCGAGCTGCCGGCCGACGCGGCGCGGCGCTACGAGATCGTCCGGGCCGTGGAGAGGGCGCTGGACGCGATCGACCTGCAGGACGTGAACGGCACGGCGGCCGAGGCGCGCGCCCGCCTCACCGGCGTCCTGACCACCCCCGCCGCCCCCTCGGCGCACCGCGTCAGCGCCGTCGGCCACGCCCACATCGACTCGGCGTGGCTGTGGCCGCTGCGCGAGACCGTCCGCAAGGTGGCCCGCACCACCGCCAACATGACCGCCCTGCTGGACGACGAGCCGGACTTCGTGTTCGCCATGTCCCAGGCCCAGCAGTGGGCGTGGGTGAAGGAGCACCGGCCCGAGGTGTGGGCGAGGGTGAAGAAGGCGGTCGCGGACGGCCGGTTCGTGCCGGCCGGCGGAATGTGGGTGGAGTCGGACACCAACATGCCGGGCTCGGAGGCGATGGCCCGGCAGTTCGTGCACGGCAAGCGGTTCTTCCTCGACGAGTTCGGCATCGAGAACGACGAGGCCTGGCTGCCGGACACCTTCGGCTTCGCCGCCGGACTGCCGCAGATCATCAAGGCGGCCGGCTCCAAGTACCTCCTGACGCAGAAGATCTCCTGGTCGCAGACCAACAAGTTCCCGCACCACACCTTCACCTGGGAGGGCATCGACGGCACGCGGATCTTCACCCACTTCCCGCCCGTCGACACCTACAACTGCTCCATGAAGGGCAGCGAGATCGCCCACGCGGCCCGCAACTTCAAGGACAAGGGCGTCGCCCGCCACTCCCTCGCGCCCACCGGGTGGGGCGACGGAGGCGGCGGCACCACTCGCGAGATGGTCGCCAAGGCGGCCCGGCTGCGCGACCTCGAAGGCTCCGCGACCGTGGCGTGGGAGACCCCCGCGGCCTTCTTCGCCAAGGCCGAGGCCGAGTACCCGAACCCGCCCGTCTGGGTCGGCGAGCTCTACCTCGAACTCCACCGGGCCACCCTCACCAGCCAGGCGAAGACCAAGCAGGGCAACCGCCGCAGCGAACACCTGCTGCGCGAGGCCGAACTGTGGGCGGCGACAGCCGCCGTACGGACGGGCTTCCCGTACCCCTACGAGGAACTGGACCGCATCTGGAAGACGGTGCTGCTGCACCAGTTCCACGACATCCTGCCCGGCTCGTCCATCGCCTGGGTGCACCGCGAGGCGCGCGCGACGTACGAGCGGCTCGCCGGCGAGCTGAACGGCATCATCGACGCGGCCCAGCGCGCGCTGGCGGGTCAGGGGCGACGTGAACTCGTCTTCAACGCGGCGCCGCACAGCAGGCGCGGCGTCCCCGCGGGTGGTGCCGGTGCTCCGGCCGCCGAGGGCGAGGTGTCCGTGCGCCGGCGCGAGGAGGGCGGATACGTCCTGGACAACGGCCTGCTGCGGGTCGAGGTCGACGGCCGGGGCCTGGTCGTCTCCGCCTACGACATCGAGGCCGACCGGGAGACCGTCGCGCCGGGCCGGGCGGCCAACCTGCTCCAGCTGCACCCCGACTTCCCGAACATGTGGGACGCCTGGGACGTCGACGAGTTCTACCGCAACACCGTCACCGACCTGACCGGGCTCGACGAGATCACCGCGGGTGAGGACGGCGAGTCGGTGCGGATCGTACGGTCCTTCGGCACCTCGCACGTCACCCAGGTGCTGTCCCTGCCGCCGGGAGAGCGACGGCTGGTGCTGGACACGGAGGTGGACTGGCACGAGACGGAGAAGTTCCTCAAGCTGGCCTTCCCGCTCGACGTGCACGCCGAACGGTACGCCTCCGAGACGCAGTTCGGGCACTTCCACCGGCCGACCCACACCAACACCTCGTGGGAGGCGGCCAAGTTCGAGGCCTGCAACCACCGCTTCGTCCACCTGGAGGAACCCGGCTGGGGCGTCGCCGTCGTCAACGACTCGACCTACGGCCACGACGTCACCCGCAGCGTCCGCACCGACGGCGACGGCGGTACGACCACCACGGTGCGCGTCTCCCTGCTGCGCGCCCCGCGCTTCCCGGACCCCGAGACCGACCAGGGCGTCCACCGCTTCCGGCACGCCCTCGTGCCCGGCGCGGACATCGGCGACGCGGTGCGCGAGGGCTGGCGGATCAACCTGCCGGAGCGTCGGGTGACGGGCGCCGGCGAGGTCGCGCCGCTGGTGACGGTCGATCAGGAAGCCGTCGTCGTCACCGCGGTCAAGCTGGCCGACGACGGCAGCGGCGATGTGGTCGTCCGCTTCCACGAGGCGCACGGCGGGCGGGCCCGGGCCACGCTCACCGCGGGCTTCGAGGTCACCAGCGTCGCGGTGACCGACCTGCTGGAACGCCCGCTGCCGCAGGCTGCCGCGCCCGTGGTCGACGGCGGGCGGATCGCCGTACGCCTGCGTCCCTTCGAGCTGGTGACGCTCCGGCTGCGACGGGGATAG